The proteins below are encoded in one region of Eulemur rufifrons isolate Redbay chromosome 2, OSU_ERuf_1, whole genome shotgun sequence:
- the MED26 gene encoding mediator of RNA polymerase II transcription subunit 26 isoform X2, with protein sequence MTRRMIRNMVAVLEVISSLEKYPITKEALEETRLGKLINDVRKKTKNEELAKRAKKLLRSWQKLIEPVHQNEAALRGLAGAAGSANGGAHNCRPEAGVAGAPKTIHDLKNRNDIQRLPGQRLDRLGSRKRRGDQRDLGHPGPPPKVSKASHDPLVPNSSPLPTNGIGGSPENFPSPLDGSGHASPEGSRLERGENERHSGKIPVNAVRPHTSSPSLGKPPGPCLQGKASVLQQLDRVDETPGPPHPKGPPRCSYSPRNSRHEGSFARQQSPYASKGSVPSTSPRPQALDATQVPSPLLLAQPSTPPVRRLELLPSAESPVRWLEQPEGHQRPAGLGCKVGLPPTEPLLPRAGFSPDSSKADSDAASSGGSDSKKKKRYRPRDYTVNLDGQVAEAGVKPVRLKERKLTFDPMTRQIKPLTQKEPVRADSPVHTEQLPRTELDKQEAKASLQSPFEQTNWKELSRNEIIQSYLSRQSSLLSSSGAQTPGAHHFMSEYLKQEESTRRGARKLHVLVPHGLPTDLPGVTREVTQDDLHRIQACQWPGVNGCQDTQGNWYDWTQCISLDPHGDDGRLNILPYVCLD encoded by the exons ATGACAAGAAGAATG ATCCGGAACATGGTGGCGGTGCTGGAAGTCATCTCCAGCCTGGAGAAATACCCCATTACCAAAGAGGCACTGGAG GAAACAAGACTTGGGAAGCTCATCAACGACGTTCGCAAGAAGACCAAGAACGAGGAGCTCGCCAAGCGGGCCAAGAAGCTGCTGCGGAGCTGGCAGAAGCTCATCGAGCCTGTGCACCAGAATGAGGCGGCGCTGCGGGGGCTGGCTGGGGCGGCCGGTTCGGCCAACGGGGGTGCTCACAACTGCCGGCCAGAGGCAGGAGTGGCCGGCGCGCCCAAGACCATCCATGACCTGAAGAACCGCAACGACATCCAGAGGCTGCCTGGGCAGCGGCTGGACAGGCTGGGCAGCCGTAAGCGCCGGGGGGACCAGCGCGACCTCGGCCACCCCGGGCCGCCTCCCAAGGTCTCCAAAGCTAGTCACGACCCCCTGGTCCCCAActcatcccccctccccaccaatgGTATCGGCGGAAGCCCAGAGAACTTTCCCAGCCCCCTGGACGGCAGTGGACATGCCAGCCCTGAGGGCAGCCGCCTGGAGCGAGGTGAGAACGAAAGGCACAGCGGCAAGATCCCTGTCAACGCCGTGCGGCCGCACACCAGCTCCCCCAGTCTGGGCAAGCCACCCGGGCCCTGCTTGCAGGGGAAGGCTTCAGTGCTGCAGCAGCTGGACAGGGTAGATGAAACTccaggccccccccaccccaaggggCCCCCACGCTGCTCTTACAGTCCCCGGAACTCACGGCATGAGGGCTCCTTTGCCCGGCAGCAGAGCCCGTACGCATCCAAGGGCTCTGTGCCCAGCACCTCGCCTCGGCCCCAGGCACTCGATGCCACACAGGTGCCATCACCGCTTCTGCTGGCACAGCCGTCCACACCCCCTGTGCGGCGGCTGGAGCTGCTGCCGAGCGCGGAGAGCCCAGTGCGCTGGCTGGAGCAGCCCGAGGGCCACCAGCGGCCGGCGGGGCTGGGCTGCAAGGTGGGGCTGCCCCCAACAGAGCCCCTCCTGCCCCGGGCAGGGTTCTCCCCAGACTCCTCCAAGGCGGACAGTGACGCTGCCTCCTCAGGTGGCTCGGACAGTAAAAAGAAGAAGAGGTACCGGCCTCGAGACTACACAGTTAACTTGGATGGGCAGGTGGCCGAGGCAGGTGTCAAGCCTGTCCGGTTAAAAGAGCGGAAGCTCACCTTTGACCCCATGACAAGACAGATCAAACCTCTGACCCAGAAAGAGCCAGTGCGGGCAGACAGCCCTGTGCACACAGAGCAGCTGCCCAGGACAGAGCTGGACAAGCAGGAGGCCAAGGCCAGCCTCCAGAGCCCCTTTGAACAGACGAACTGGAAGGAGCTGTCACGCAACGAGATCATCCAGTCCTACCTGAGCCGGCAGAGCAGCCTGCTCTCGTCGTCGGGCGCACAGACCCCGGGAGCTCACCACTTCATGTCTGAGTACCTGAAGCAGGAAGAGAGCACCCGGCGCGGGGCCAGGAAGCTGCACGTGCTGGTGCCTCATGGCCTGCCCACGGATCTCCCAGGGGTGACCCGGGAGGTCACACAGGACGATCTCCACAGAATCCAGGCCTGTCAGTGGCCAGGGGTGAACGGGTGTCAGGACACACAGGGTAACTGGTATGACTGGACGCAGTGCATATCGCTCGACCCGCACGGCGACGACGGGCGGTTGAATATTCTGCCTTATGTCTGCTTGGACTGA
- the MED26 gene encoding mediator of RNA polymerase II transcription subunit 26 isoform X1, with product MTAAPASPQQIRDRLLQAIDPQSNIRNMVAVLEVISSLEKYPITKEALEETRLGKLINDVRKKTKNEELAKRAKKLLRSWQKLIEPVHQNEAALRGLAGAAGSANGGAHNCRPEAGVAGAPKTIHDLKNRNDIQRLPGQRLDRLGSRKRRGDQRDLGHPGPPPKVSKASHDPLVPNSSPLPTNGIGGSPENFPSPLDGSGHASPEGSRLERGENERHSGKIPVNAVRPHTSSPSLGKPPGPCLQGKASVLQQLDRVDETPGPPHPKGPPRCSYSPRNSRHEGSFARQQSPYASKGSVPSTSPRPQALDATQVPSPLLLAQPSTPPVRRLELLPSAESPVRWLEQPEGHQRPAGLGCKVGLPPTEPLLPRAGFSPDSSKADSDAASSGGSDSKKKKRYRPRDYTVNLDGQVAEAGVKPVRLKERKLTFDPMTRQIKPLTQKEPVRADSPVHTEQLPRTELDKQEAKASLQSPFEQTNWKELSRNEIIQSYLSRQSSLLSSSGAQTPGAHHFMSEYLKQEESTRRGARKLHVLVPHGLPTDLPGVTREVTQDDLHRIQACQWPGVNGCQDTQGNWYDWTQCISLDPHGDDGRLNILPYVCLD from the exons ATCCGGAACATGGTGGCGGTGCTGGAAGTCATCTCCAGCCTGGAGAAATACCCCATTACCAAAGAGGCACTGGAG GAAACAAGACTTGGGAAGCTCATCAACGACGTTCGCAAGAAGACCAAGAACGAGGAGCTCGCCAAGCGGGCCAAGAAGCTGCTGCGGAGCTGGCAGAAGCTCATCGAGCCTGTGCACCAGAATGAGGCGGCGCTGCGGGGGCTGGCTGGGGCGGCCGGTTCGGCCAACGGGGGTGCTCACAACTGCCGGCCAGAGGCAGGAGTGGCCGGCGCGCCCAAGACCATCCATGACCTGAAGAACCGCAACGACATCCAGAGGCTGCCTGGGCAGCGGCTGGACAGGCTGGGCAGCCGTAAGCGCCGGGGGGACCAGCGCGACCTCGGCCACCCCGGGCCGCCTCCCAAGGTCTCCAAAGCTAGTCACGACCCCCTGGTCCCCAActcatcccccctccccaccaatgGTATCGGCGGAAGCCCAGAGAACTTTCCCAGCCCCCTGGACGGCAGTGGACATGCCAGCCCTGAGGGCAGCCGCCTGGAGCGAGGTGAGAACGAAAGGCACAGCGGCAAGATCCCTGTCAACGCCGTGCGGCCGCACACCAGCTCCCCCAGTCTGGGCAAGCCACCCGGGCCCTGCTTGCAGGGGAAGGCTTCAGTGCTGCAGCAGCTGGACAGGGTAGATGAAACTccaggccccccccaccccaaggggCCCCCACGCTGCTCTTACAGTCCCCGGAACTCACGGCATGAGGGCTCCTTTGCCCGGCAGCAGAGCCCGTACGCATCCAAGGGCTCTGTGCCCAGCACCTCGCCTCGGCCCCAGGCACTCGATGCCACACAGGTGCCATCACCGCTTCTGCTGGCACAGCCGTCCACACCCCCTGTGCGGCGGCTGGAGCTGCTGCCGAGCGCGGAGAGCCCAGTGCGCTGGCTGGAGCAGCCCGAGGGCCACCAGCGGCCGGCGGGGCTGGGCTGCAAGGTGGGGCTGCCCCCAACAGAGCCCCTCCTGCCCCGGGCAGGGTTCTCCCCAGACTCCTCCAAGGCGGACAGTGACGCTGCCTCCTCAGGTGGCTCGGACAGTAAAAAGAAGAAGAGGTACCGGCCTCGAGACTACACAGTTAACTTGGATGGGCAGGTGGCCGAGGCAGGTGTCAAGCCTGTCCGGTTAAAAGAGCGGAAGCTCACCTTTGACCCCATGACAAGACAGATCAAACCTCTGACCCAGAAAGAGCCAGTGCGGGCAGACAGCCCTGTGCACACAGAGCAGCTGCCCAGGACAGAGCTGGACAAGCAGGAGGCCAAGGCCAGCCTCCAGAGCCCCTTTGAACAGACGAACTGGAAGGAGCTGTCACGCAACGAGATCATCCAGTCCTACCTGAGCCGGCAGAGCAGCCTGCTCTCGTCGTCGGGCGCACAGACCCCGGGAGCTCACCACTTCATGTCTGAGTACCTGAAGCAGGAAGAGAGCACCCGGCGCGGGGCCAGGAAGCTGCACGTGCTGGTGCCTCATGGCCTGCCCACGGATCTCCCAGGGGTGACCCGGGAGGTCACACAGGACGATCTCCACAGAATCCAGGCCTGTCAGTGGCCAGGGGTGAACGGGTGTCAGGACACACAGGGTAACTGGTATGACTGGACGCAGTGCATATCGCTCGACCCGCACGGCGACGACGGGCGGTTGAATATTCTGCCTTATGTCTGCTTGGACTGA